In the genome of Armatimonadota bacterium, one region contains:
- a CDS encoding ABC transporter substrate-binding protein: WRPWNQIAHPFSPAALQDYPGPSYNPARAKELLAQAGYPNGFRTRVIKAFYLERDIALAVQRYLQEVGIQAELETPEIGRYVEYQRKGWRGVLLHFYGYFPNFNNYIRFYFTNSPEGFVSMRRPEGLDRLVEESASTLTPQRHKLQQVHRLLLQDYTVIPVFMAMRTYVAWPEVRDTQHLTKATWPYWEPAKAWKARQ, from the coding sequence CTGGCGCCCGTGGAATCAGATTGCGCACCCGTTCAGTCCTGCAGCCCTTCAGGACTACCCAGGACCCTCGTATAACCCTGCGCGGGCGAAGGAGCTGCTCGCCCAGGCGGGATATCCCAATGGGTTCCGCACCCGGGTCATCAAGGCCTTCTATTTGGAGCGGGACATTGCCCTGGCAGTGCAAAGGTACCTCCAGGAAGTCGGGATCCAGGCGGAGTTGGAGACGCCCGAGATCGGGCGGTACGTGGAGTACCAGCGGAAGGGGTGGCGGGGCGTCCTCCTTCACTTCTACGGCTACTTCCCGAACTTTAACAACTACATCCGGTTCTACTTCACGAACTCCCCGGAGGGATTTGTGAGCATGCGGCGGCCGGAGGGCCTGGATCGGCTCGTGGAGGAATCCGCCTCCACCCTCACTCCGCAGCGGCACAAGCTTCAGCAGGTGCATCGACTCCTCCTGCAGGACTACACAGTGATCCCCGTGTTCATGGCCATGCGCACCTACGTGGCTTGGCCGGAGGTCCGGGACACACAGCACCTCACCAAGGCCACCTGGCCCTACTGGGAACCGGCGAAGGCGTGGAAGGCGCGGCAGTAG
- a CDS encoding FAD-dependent oxidoreductase, whose protein sequence is MRVHESAEPAERSYLLEEARRVPVLGEFEVVVLGGGPAGIAAATAAARCGCSVVLVERYGFLGGMGTAAGVTTFAGLHANVYGEHRQVVHGVVDDLLARMERLGGLNAPHLSLEGRIMAQAYDTAAYKIAADDLVLSSGAKLLFHTLGVGAVMASEREIAALLVETKSGRFALRGQVFIDCSGDADLAAWAGVPYEKGDGQGNLLYPTTMFRLNGVDPERAGQAWDLLPRIMEEAERAGRRFPRRAPILRPQRNPLEWRANVTQIRLPDGRAVDGTDVEQLTYGEVEGRRQVWEFFTFLREHLPGFENAYIVDLPPQIGIRETRRVLGEYQLTEEDVLRCASFEDTVGVNGWPVEEHVQGDVVIRWPPIPDCRGFHHLPYRILVPQKVENLLVAGRCASMTHGGQSSARVSGPCFVMGQAAGTAAALALQLRTSVRRLPVARLQERLERDGAYLGRDL, encoded by the coding sequence ATGAGGGTCCACGAAAGCGCCGAGCCCGCGGAGCGCTCCTACCTCTTGGAGGAAGCCCGGCGGGTACCCGTTCTCGGGGAGTTCGAGGTGGTGGTGCTGGGCGGCGGTCCCGCGGGGATCGCCGCCGCCACCGCCGCGGCCCGGTGTGGCTGCTCCGTGGTCCTGGTGGAGCGATACGGGTTTCTGGGCGGAATGGGGACCGCGGCGGGGGTGACCACCTTCGCGGGCCTCCACGCGAACGTCTACGGGGAACACCGCCAGGTGGTGCACGGGGTGGTGGACGATCTGCTGGCCCGCATGGAGCGCCTGGGTGGGCTCAACGCCCCGCACCTCTCCTTGGAGGGCCGCATCATGGCCCAGGCCTACGACACCGCGGCATACAAGATCGCCGCGGACGACCTCGTACTCAGCTCCGGGGCGAAGCTCCTCTTCCACACGTTGGGCGTGGGCGCGGTGATGGCCTCCGAGCGGGAGATCGCGGCCCTGCTCGTGGAGACGAAGTCGGGCCGGTTCGCCCTGCGCGGGCAGGTGTTCATTGACTGCTCCGGGGACGCGGACCTCGCGGCGTGGGCAGGGGTGCCGTACGAGAAAGGGGACGGTCAAGGCAACCTGCTGTATCCGACCACCATGTTCCGGCTCAACGGGGTGGACCCGGAGCGGGCAGGGCAGGCGTGGGACCTGCTTCCTCGAATCATGGAGGAGGCGGAGCGAGCGGGGAGGAGGTTCCCGCGGCGTGCCCCGATCCTGCGTCCCCAGCGCAACCCCCTGGAATGGCGGGCGAACGTCACCCAGATCCGGCTTCCGGATGGCCGCGCGGTGGACGGGACGGACGTGGAGCAGTTGACGTACGGGGAAGTGGAGGGACGGCGGCAGGTGTGGGAGTTCTTCACGTTCCTCCGAGAACATCTTCCGGGGTTCGAGAACGCCTACATCGTGGACCTTCCTCCCCAAATCGGGATCCGGGAGACGCGGCGCGTTCTGGGGGAGTACCAACTGACGGAGGAGGATGTCCTCCGCTGCGCGAGCTTCGAGGACACCGTCGGGGTAAACGGGTGGCCCGTGGAGGAGCACGTGCAGGGGGACGTGGTGATCCGGTGGCCTCCCATTCCCGACTGCCGGGGCTTTCACCACCTTCCCTACCGCATCTTGGTCCCTCAGAAGGTGGAGAATCTCCTGGTGGCAGGGCGGTGCGCTTCCATGACCCACGGGGGACAGTCCTCCGCCCGGGTCTCCGGTCCCTGCTTCGTGATGGGTCAGGCGGCGGGGACCGCGGCGGCCCTCGCCCTTCAGCTCCGTACCTCCGTCCGACGCCTGCCCGTGGCACGGCTCCAGGAGCGCCTGGAGCGGGACGGAGCCTACCTGGGACGGGACCTCTAG
- a CDS encoding long-chain fatty acid--CoA ligase: MQMVSEWRATLSYPLTLSRVLERMIRYWGHVDVVTRRPDRSLHRTTYAELYRRAHALARALTRLGIRPGDRVATLCWNHSVHMECYLGIPVTGAILHTLNLRLHPGDLAYIVNHAEDRFLIVDDVLLPLFEQFKREVRLERVFVVPFSGKPVPEPYDSYEALVEGPFEPFPYPDLPEDAPAMMCYTSGTTGRPKGAMYSHRAMVLAAMATMLADTFAVSRRDTILAVVPMFHVAGWVLPFSAPLAGARLLLPGPHLDPESVLELISSEGATFSGGVPTVWLGILDVLERNPEKYPLRRELRVAVGGGAPPESLLRRMKRAGIRLIHGWGMTEVLIGIQSHLKPHMETWPEEQQIAMQLKQGMPVPLLEARIMGPEGEVPPDDRTMGELQVRGPWVAGSYFRGEAPDAWTPDGWFRTGDVAVWDAEGFIKIVDRTKDLIKSGGEWISSVDLENALMTHPKVKEAAVIAVPHPKWMERPLAVVVPREGETVTGEELREYLRPRFAKWWLPDAFVFAKEIPKTSTGKLAKLVLREQFKDWKWPES; this comes from the coding sequence ATGCAGATGGTGTCGGAGTGGCGGGCGACCTTGAGCTATCCCTTGACCCTCTCCCGGGTCCTGGAGCGGATGATCCGGTACTGGGGACATGTGGACGTGGTGACGCGACGCCCGGATCGATCCTTGCACCGGACCACCTATGCGGAGCTGTACCGACGCGCGCATGCCCTGGCCCGCGCTCTGACCCGACTCGGCATCCGACCCGGGGATCGGGTGGCCACCCTGTGTTGGAACCATTCGGTGCACATGGAATGCTATCTGGGCATTCCCGTTACGGGCGCCATCCTGCACACCCTCAACCTGCGCCTGCACCCCGGCGACCTCGCATACATCGTGAATCACGCGGAGGACCGTTTCCTGATCGTGGACGACGTCCTGCTCCCGCTGTTCGAGCAATTTAAACGGGAAGTACGGCTGGAGCGGGTCTTCGTGGTTCCCTTCTCGGGCAAACCCGTTCCCGAGCCATACGACAGCTACGAGGCGCTGGTCGAGGGCCCCTTCGAGCCGTTCCCGTACCCGGACCTCCCCGAGGACGCCCCCGCCATGATGTGCTACACCTCGGGGACCACAGGGCGTCCGAAGGGAGCCATGTACTCCCACCGGGCCATGGTGCTCGCGGCCATGGCCACCATGCTGGCGGACACCTTCGCGGTCTCGCGGCGGGACACCATCCTCGCGGTGGTGCCCATGTTCCACGTGGCCGGCTGGGTCCTACCCTTCTCCGCTCCCCTCGCAGGCGCGCGCCTGCTGCTGCCGGGCCCGCACCTGGATCCGGAGAGCGTCCTGGAACTCATCTCTTCGGAAGGAGCGACCTTCTCCGGAGGAGTTCCCACGGTCTGGCTCGGGATCCTGGACGTCCTGGAGCGCAACCCCGAGAAGTATCCCCTCCGCCGGGAGCTCCGGGTGGCGGTGGGAGGGGGTGCACCGCCGGAGTCCCTGTTGCGGCGCATGAAGCGGGCGGGCATCCGCCTCATCCACGGATGGGGGATGACGGAGGTCCTCATCGGGATCCAGAGCCACCTCAAGCCCCACATGGAGACCTGGCCGGAGGAACAGCAGATCGCCATGCAGCTCAAGCAGGGCATGCCGGTCCCGCTCCTGGAAGCCCGCATCATGGGGCCCGAAGGGGAGGTCCCGCCGGACGACCGGACCATGGGGGAGCTGCAGGTCCGGGGGCCGTGGGTGGCGGGGAGCTACTTCCGGGGAGAGGCCCCGGATGCCTGGACCCCCGACGGCTGGTTCCGGACGGGGGACGTGGCCGTCTGGGACGCGGAGGGCTTCATCAAGATCGTGGACCGTACCAAGGACCTCATCAAATCCGGGGGCGAGTGGATCAGCTCCGTGGATCTGGAGAACGCCCTCATGACCCATCCCAAGGTGAAGGAGGCCGCGGTGATCGCCGTGCCGCACCCGAAGTGGATGGAGCGGCCGCTGGCGGTGGTGGTGCCCCGGGAAGGGGAGACGGTGACGGGGGAGGAGCTGCGGGAGTACCTGCGGCCGAGGTTCGCGAAGTGGTGGCTGCCGGATGCCTTCGTGTTCGCGAAGGAAATCCCGAAGACGTCCACGGGGAAGCTCGCCAAACTGGTGCTGCGGGAGCAGTTCAAGGACTGGAAGTGGCCGGAATCCTGA